The sequence CTGCTCGTCCACCGGTGTCTGGCCGCTCGTCGCCGACGCCATCAACGCGTGGACGGCGGACCAGCTCGCCGCCGGCAAGACGCCGGAGCAAATCAAGGCGTACCTGGACACCTTCGACGTATGGGACCGGTACGACTACGACCACGACGGCAACTTCGACGAGCCGGACGGCTACATCGACCACTTCCAGATTGTCCACGCCGGCGAGGGCGAGGAGACGGGCGGCGGCGCGCAGGGACAGAACGCCGTGTGGAGCCACCGCCACTTCGCGTTCTCCAACGGAGGCGGCTACGGCGGCAACGGCCCCGCGTACAACCCCAACGGCGGCACGCGCTTCGGCCCCGTGGACAAGTGGGTGGGTGACTACACGATTCAGCCGGAGAACGGTGGCCTGGGCGTGTTCGCCCACGAGTTCGGCCATGACCTCGGCCTGCCGGACCACTACGACACCGCGTCGGGCTGGGGGAATGACACGGCCTTCTGGTCCGTCATGGGCCATGGCGGGTATCTGGGGGACGGCACGGTGGACACCGGCTCGCGCCCCGGTGACATGTTCGCGTGGGACAAGCTGCAGCTCGGCTGGCTGAACTACGACGAGGCGAAGGCCGGCGAGCGCTCCAGCCACAAGCTGGGCCCCGCGGAGTTCAACACGAAGGACGCGCAGGCGCTGCTCGTCACCCTGCCCCCGCAGGCGGTGGACCACCCGACGACGCCGCCCTTCGCGGGCAGCCACACCTGGTACAGCGGCGACGGTGACAACCTGGACCGCTCCATGGTGCGCACGGTGCGCTTGCCTCGGGCCCGCAGTGTCTCGCTGCAATTCCAGACGTGGTTCGACATCGAGCAGGACTGGGATTACGCCTACGTCTCCGTCTCCACGGATGGCGAGCACTTCGACAACCTCCCCAGCACCATCACCACCACCACGAACCCCAACGAGCAGAACTTCGGCAACGGCATCACCGGCGCGTCCGGCGGCTGGGTGCCGGTCACGTTCGATTTGACGCCGTACGCGGGCCGCACCATCCAGCTCCGCTTCCGCTACTGGACGGACGCCGCCGAGGCGCGCCCCGGCTTCCAGGTGGACGCGCTGAGCATCACCGCGGACGGGCGCACGGTGTTCTCCGACGGCGCGGAGAAAGCCCCCAACGGATGGACGCTCTCCGGATTCCAGCAGCACGACGGGCAGCACATCTACTTCGACCACTACTACCTGGCCGAGTACCGGCAGTACCGCCTCTACGACGAGGGCCTGCAGACGGGCCCCTACCAATACCCGTACGGGGACCTGGGGCTCTACGACTACGTCGAGCACTACCCCTACGAGCAGGGCCTGCTCATCACGTACTGGAACACGCGGTTCAACAACAACCAGGTCAGCCTGCATCCGGGCCAGGGCCGCATCCTCCCAGTGGACGCGCGCCCGGTGGCGACGCTGGACGGCAGCGGCTGGTACTGGGACACCTTCATCCAGTTGCGCGACGCGACGTTCGGCCTGAGCCCCACGCAGGCGCTGTCGCTCAAGACGCCCTGGGGCCCGCGCGTGGACGTGCCGTCGCTGCCGGCCGAGCCCGTCTTCAACGACTTGAACCCCTACTGGTTCCCGGAGACGTACTGGATGGGAGTGCAGGTGCCGCCCACGGGCACCACCATCGAGGTCGTCAAGGAGAAGGAGGACGGCCGCTACATGCGCGTGAGGGTGCGCCCGGCGCGCTGAGGCCGTAAGGCCGCGCGAGGTGGCGGGCCGTGTCCGCCGCCACCTCGCCGCGCGTGGGCTACAGCTCCACCTGCGCGCCCAATTCCACCACGCGGTTGGGAGGAATCCGGAAGAACGCCGTGGCCGAGCGGGAGTTGCGGCTCATCCAGAGGAACACCGCCTCACGCCAGCGCGCCATGCCCGGGTGCTTGCTGATGATGAGCGTTTCGCGGCCGAGGAAGAAGCTGGTGCTCATCACGCTGAAGGGCAGGCCCGCCTCGCGGCAGCGCTTGAGGATGTCCGGAATGGACGGGTCATCCATGAAGCCATACCGCGCGGTGATACGACGCATGCCCAGCGGCAGGCTCTCCACCGTCACCCGCTCCGCGGACGGCACGTGCGGCACGTCCTCGGTGGTGATGGTGAGCAGCAGCGTCTGCTCGTGGAGCACCTTGTTGTGCTTGAGGTTGTGGAGCATCGCGCTGGGGGCAATCTCGGGGTTGCCGGTCATGAAGATGGCCGTGCCCGGCACGCGGTGGGGCGCGTTCTCCCCGAAGCTCTCCAGCAAATCCACCAGGCTGATGGAGGCGGAGCGCAGCTTCTGTCCCAGCATCTCGCGCCCGCGCTTCCACGTGGTCATCAGCGTGAAGAGGACCACGCCCAGCGTCAGCGGCAGCCAGCCGCCGTGGGCCACCTTGACGAAGTTGGCGCCGAAGAAGGCCAGGTCCACGGAGAGGAAGGTCATCCCCAGCGGCACCGCGATGGCGCGCCGCACACCCCAGCGCTCGCGCGCGACGACGTAGGCGAGGCAGGTGGTGATGCCCATGGTGGCCGTCACGGCGATGCCGTACGCGGCGGTGAGGGCACCGGAGGAGCGGAAGCCCAGCACCACCGCCACCACGCCCAGCAGCAGGGCGATGTTGACGCCCGGCAGGTAGATCTGCCCCTGCTCCTCGGCGGAGGTGTGGACCACCTCGAGGCGAGGCCAGTAGCCGAGCTGGATGGCCTGCCGGGTGATGCTGAAGACGCCGGAGATGAGCGCCTGCGACGCGATGACGGTGGCGGCCGTGGCCAGCGCCACCAGTGGGTACATGGCCCATTCCGGCGCGAGGTGGAAGAAGGGGTTGCTGGCGGCGGACGGGTCTCTCAGCAGGAGCGCGCCCTGGCCGAAGTAGTTGAGCAGCAGCGCGGGCAGCACCACGCCGAACCACGCCAGGCGGATGGGCCGGTAGCCGAAGTGGCCCATGTCCGCGTAGAGCGCCTCGCCGCCGGTGACGACGAGGAACACCGCGCCCAGCACCAGGAAGCCGTGCCCTCCGTTCTGCGCGAAGAAGCGCACCGCGTGCGTGGGCAGCACGGCCTGGAGCACGGAGAGGTTGCGCACCATCTCGTGAGCGCCCAGCACCGCGATGACGGTGAACCACACCACCATCAACGGACCGAACACGCGGCCGATGCCGCCCGTGCCCTTGCTCTGCACGAGGAAGAGCGCGAGCAGGATGACCAGGGCGATGGGCAGCACGTAGGGATTGAAGAGCGGCGTGGCCACCGAGAGGCCTTCCACGGCGGACAGCACCGACACGGCCGGGGTGATGATGCCGTCGCCATAGAGCAGCGCGGCGCCGAAGAGGCCGAGCGTCAGCAGCACCATGCGCCGGGCCCCGCTGCCCTCGCGGCCTCCGCGCTGCACCACCAGCGCGAGCAACGCGAGGATGCCGCCCTCGCCGCGGTTGTCCGCGCGCATGACGAAGCCGAGGTACTTCACGGAGATGACGATGATGAGGCTCCAGAAGACCAGGCTGAGCACGCCGAGGACATTGTCCGGCGTCGGAGCAATGCCGTGCTCACCGCTGAAGCAGTCGCGGAGCGCGTACAGCGGGCTGGTGCCGATGTCTCCGTAGACGATGCCGAGCGCGCCCAGGGCCAGCGGAGCCAGCCGGGCAAACGGCTCCCGGCCTGTTCCGTGCGCACGGATGCCTGGGGAAGACGGAGGGGAAACGGGAGCGGCCGAGCCCGCGGTCGTTGGCGAGCCCGGCCCGTGACTGCTGGGGTCGGAAGACATCGTGTTCTCCTCGACGCCTGCGGGGTTAGCTGACGGACTCGGGCTGAGGAAAGCTGCCCTACGCTCCCTTCGAGAGCGATTCGCCCCTACGAACCTGGGTCCCCCGCTCCCGCTGACGGCGGGACTCGGCGTTTCGCGGCATGACTAGCCCCGGTGCATGCGGACTGCAATGGGCTGGTGGAAAGCTGAACAATCCCGGGGACATGCCGCACGCCTTGCGGCCGCTCAGGCGAAGCGGACCTCGAACGCCCGGGCCTCCGGCTCGACGAAGCGGAGCAGCCCCTCCCCTTCCCCCGCCAGCGCGTCGCGCGTCTTCTTCGTGAGCGGCTCGAAGGGCTCGACGACGAGGGCGGCGGTGGCCTTCTTGCGCTCCACCTTCCAGGTGCCCATGACGAAGCCGTCCACCAGGAAGGTGGCGGGAATGCGCAGGTTCTTCGTGATGAGGCGCGGCCGGTGCGCGTCCGCCACCAGGCGCGCGCGGTCGTCATGGCCGAGCACGAGGCTGTCGAAGTCGGGAAGGAAGCGCGCGGGCGCGGGCGTGTCCTCCGGCGGGCGGGGAGCCTTGGGCAAATCAAACAGCTCGCG comes from Pyxidicoccus parkwaysis and encodes:
- a CDS encoding immune inhibitor A domain-containing protein, which codes for MKSGTQWLKWGLVALTVTPAAWAKDPYKEAETITPGVVSLTRRGGSDDVPHAQGERQRQLRAEALKDKVEGRAKGRVHEVSRGRYVELELERTDRIFVVLVEYGDQVHPVYGDPATNPGGDVPGPLHNQLVQPDRAVNNTTIWQADYNRAHYEQLYFGTGPGVDSVATYYRTQSSGRYTVDGVVHDWVRVPYNGARYGHNLCGRTICSSTGVWPLVADAINAWTADQLAAGKTPEQIKAYLDTFDVWDRYDYDHDGNFDEPDGYIDHFQIVHAGEGEETGGGAQGQNAVWSHRHFAFSNGGGYGGNGPAYNPNGGTRFGPVDKWVGDYTIQPENGGLGVFAHEFGHDLGLPDHYDTASGWGNDTAFWSVMGHGGYLGDGTVDTGSRPGDMFAWDKLQLGWLNYDEAKAGERSSHKLGPAEFNTKDAQALLVTLPPQAVDHPTTPPFAGSHTWYSGDGDNLDRSMVRTVRLPRARSVSLQFQTWFDIEQDWDYAYVSVSTDGEHFDNLPSTITTTTNPNEQNFGNGITGASGGWVPVTFDLTPYAGRTIQLRFRYWTDAAEARPGFQVDALSITADGRTVFSDGAEKAPNGWTLSGFQQHDGQHIYFDHYYLAEYRQYRLYDEGLQTGPYQYPYGDLGLYDYVEHYPYEQGLLITYWNTRFNNNQVSLHPGQGRILPVDARPVATLDGSGWYWDTFIQLRDATFGLSPTQALSLKTPWGPRVDVPSLPAEPVFNDLNPYWFPETYWMGVQVPPTGTTIEVVKEKEDGRYMRVRVRPAR
- a CDS encoding potassium transporter Kup: MSSDPSSHGPGSPTTAGSAAPVSPPSSPGIRAHGTGREPFARLAPLALGALGIVYGDIGTSPLYALRDCFSGEHGIAPTPDNVLGVLSLVFWSLIIVISVKYLGFVMRADNRGEGGILALLALVVQRGGREGSGARRMVLLTLGLFGAALLYGDGIITPAVSVLSAVEGLSVATPLFNPYVLPIALVILLALFLVQSKGTGGIGRVFGPLMVVWFTVIAVLGAHEMVRNLSVLQAVLPTHAVRFFAQNGGHGFLVLGAVFLVVTGGEALYADMGHFGYRPIRLAWFGVVLPALLLNYFGQGALLLRDPSAASNPFFHLAPEWAMYPLVALATAATVIASQALISGVFSITRQAIQLGYWPRLEVVHTSAEEQGQIYLPGVNIALLLGVVAVVLGFRSSGALTAAYGIAVTATMGITTCLAYVVARERWGVRRAIAVPLGMTFLSVDLAFFGANFVKVAHGGWLPLTLGVVLFTLMTTWKRGREMLGQKLRSASISLVDLLESFGENAPHRVPGTAIFMTGNPEIAPSAMLHNLKHNKVLHEQTLLLTITTEDVPHVPSAERVTVESLPLGMRRITARYGFMDDPSIPDILKRCREAGLPFSVMSTSFFLGRETLIISKHPGMARWREAVFLWMSRNSRSATAFFRIPPNRVVELGAQVEL